In Chlorogloeopsis sp. ULAP01, the genomic stretch ATCGCCCACGAAAAAAAATAGCGATACCAAGACCGATGAGGAGATTAATGCTAAATACGAAAAAGGAGAGAAAAGAATACTCACTGAAATGAATCGTGAAAAACTTCCTAATTTTGTGGAAGCTTTAAAAAAGCCTGGCTATATGGATGTGCAACCTTTTTACCAGAGAAGATCCCGTTGGGATGAAAAGAAGCAATCACGGCTTATTGAGTCATTTCTTATCAATATTCCTGTTCCTCCTATTATTCTTTATGAAAAAGATTATAATTCTTATGAAGTAATGGATGGGCAACAGAGAATTACTGCTCTGCGTGATTTTTATGAAAACAAATTAGAATTAACAGGCCTAGAACTTTGGCCAGAACTAAATCAACGTACTTACGATCAACTTCCTGCAAAAATTAAAGCAGGTATTGATCGTCGCTCCATATCATCCATAGTTCTAATTACAGAATCTACTTCCGATCCCGAAGAAGAGCTTTTCTTAAAACGAATTGCTTTTGAGCGTCTGAATACGGGAGGTGTAGCACTCAGCCCACAGGAAGTACGAAATTGTTTGTATTATGGTAAATTTAATCAATTATTGTTGGAATTAACAAGTAATTCTATATTTGCCAGTGCTTGGGGAATTCCTCTAGAGAATCATGAAGAGTTACCTCAAAATAATCTATACAAAAAAATGGAAGATGCCGAATTAGTTCTTCGCTTTTTTGCCTTACGGCATACAGATGACTTTCGTAGAGGAATGAAGGAATTTCTGGATCTCTATATGATGAAGAGTATGAATTTTTCTGAGGAAGACATCGAAATTCTCAAAAGTATTTTTATTAGGACTATAAGTTTAGCTAACCAAATTTATGGAGAAAATTTATTTAAACCTTACGATCCAAAAACTAATACTTGGAGTAAAGAGGCTTATAAAGCTTATTATGATGCAGTTATGGTTGGTTTTAGCAAGCATTTGGAAGATGCAAGCGTGTTAGTGGAGCGTAAGCAAATAGTAATTGAAGAAACAAAGAAGCTGTTTAGAGAAGATAAATCAAAGCTCTTGACAGGTGCTGGAAAAACAAAAACTGATATCCAAGAGCGAATAAGACTATTTGATAATATGTTGTCTAATGTCATCGCCAAGTAAAAAGCGATGTTTCAGGAGCTTTTAATAACAGTCAAGGCGAATATTTCTACTGTTCATTCCATTATCAAGACTAACGATAAACTTAGAAAAATTGCATTTGGAGAAGAAACTATTATAAAACAAGAATTGGATCAGCAAGCCCAATTCATTATTAGTTTTCTCATGGAGGATATACCTAAAGCAAGAGATTGGCGAGTTTACGATCACTGCAGCGCAGTGACGCGATTATACGCTATTTACGAACGTTTTATTGAGGAGTTAATTAGTGAGTGGCTAGTACTTATTCCAGGATTATTTCCACGTTATTTAGACTTGGATCAGAGCATCCGAAATACCCATCAGATTGGTGTCGGGAGATTGCTATGTGAATTGAACAAAAACAGGTATGAACACCTTTCTATTGAGGAAGTAGTTCGCGGTTTGTTTCGTGGAGTTACTGGTGAAGCGGAATACGAGTTACTAGCGGATGCATTTCTTTTTCATGAGCAGAACTTACGTCAAGAAACCCTAGAAAAATTGTTTGCTAATGCTGATATACCAAATGCATGGGCTTGGGTAGTTAAACATAGAGCCATAAAGTATTTTATAGAAGAAATTCGTGGTAATCAGAACACTGTAGAAGGAGAATTAAATGAACTTATTAGCTATCGGAATGATGCAGCTCATGGATCACCGATAGACGACTTATTAGGTTTAAATGCATTGTTGGAGTTGTGTGATTTTATCGAGGCATTGTGCCAAGCGTTGGCTGAATTGGTAACTTATCAAGTGATTGAGCGCAAGAAATCAATAGGACAAGCTAGGGAAATTGGTAAAATTACAGAGTGGTTTAAGAAGCCAAAAGCTGCGGTAGCAAAGATTGAGGAAACTATTTTATCAGTCGGAGAAAGTCTTTTTTTAGTTGGTGAAGCATATTGTTTGTTAGCTACTATTCAGAGTATTCAAATTGATGGAGTTACAAAAGATAAAATACAAACAACTACTGAGATGGAGTTAGGGTTGAAGTTTGATGTAGATGCTAGAAAAGAGTTGCGTTTGTATCAATTGAGAGCTTAAGGTAGTGTGATTTTGAGCATTTTATAAGCGGGGTTTAGTGATAATTTGAGTTATCAGGAAATATGGTATATCCAAATCAAACCCGCCCCTATTAATTAACTACACCCTCACTCCTTCAATCATACTGAATATAATACCTATAATACCTAAAATCATCAATAATTTTTAATCATATCAGCGGCTTTTTCAGCAATCATAATAGTAGGTGCATTAGTGTTACCACCCACAATAGAAGGCATAATTGATGCATCCACAACTCGTAAACCTTTTACTTTATGGACTTGGAGTTGAGAATTAACCACCGACAGAGCATCATAGCCCATCTTACAAGTACCAACTGGGTGATATAAAGTTTCTGCCATATTACGAATAAAAGTGTGAATTTCCTCATCATCTTGTATCTGAAATCCAGGGAATAATTCCTCACCCCGAAATTCATCAAAAGCTTTCGTTTGTACTAATTTGCGAGCAAGTTTTACACCTGTCACTAAAACTTCTAAATCAGCAGCTTTTTCTAGATAATTTGGCTGAATAATAGGTGATTCAAAGGGATTATTAGAACGTAAAGTAATCCTACCTTTACTTTGAGGATATACAAGAGTAGGAACAAAAGTAAATCCATGTCCTTCTGGTTTCGTGAAGCCATGATTTAAGAAATATGCAGGAACGAAATGGAATTGTAAGTTGTAGGTTTTCAAATCAGACTTAGTTTTGATAAACCCACCTGCTTCTGCAACGTTAGTTGTAAGAGAGCCACTCTTAAAAAGTAAATATCTTAAAATATTTTCTGTTTTTTCAGCATTTGCTAGAGATATATTTTTAATACATTTATAGACAATGGGTACGCATAAATGGTCTTGTAAATTTTGTCCTACACCAGGTAAATCGGCTACTACTGGAATTCCTAAAGCATT encodes the following:
- a CDS encoding DUF262 domain-containing protein, with amino-acid sequence MILAPSEEKMWEKSPTKKNSDTKTDEEINAKYEKGEKRILTEMNREKLPNFVEALKKPGYMDVQPFYQRRSRWDEKKQSRLIESFLINIPVPPIILYEKDYNSYEVMDGQQRITALRDFYENKLELTGLELWPELNQRTYDQLPAKIKAGIDRRSISSIVLITESTSDPEEELFLKRIAFERLNTGGVALSPQEVRNCLYYGKFNQLLLELTSNSIFASAWGIPLENHEELPQNNLYKKMEDAELVLRFFALRHTDDFRRGMKEFLDLYMMKSMNFSEEDIEILKSIFIRTISLANQIYGENLFKPYDPKTNTWSKEAYKAYYDAVMVGFSKHLEDASVLVERKQIVIEETKKLFREDKSKLLTGAGKTKTDIQERIRLFDNMLSNVIAK
- a CDS encoding MAE_28990/MAE_18760 family HEPN-like nuclease, whose product is MFQELLITVKANISTVHSIIKTNDKLRKIAFGEETIIKQELDQQAQFIISFLMEDIPKARDWRVYDHCSAVTRLYAIYERFIEELISEWLVLIPGLFPRYLDLDQSIRNTHQIGVGRLLCELNKNRYEHLSIEEVVRGLFRGVTGEAEYELLADAFLFHEQNLRQETLEKLFANADIPNAWAWVVKHRAIKYFIEEIRGNQNTVEGELNELISYRNDAAHGSPIDDLLGLNALLELCDFIEALCQALAELVTYQVIERKKSIGQAREIGKITEWFKKPKAAVAKIEETILSVGESLFLVGEAYCLLATIQSIQIDGVTKDKIQTTTEMELGLKFDVDARKELRLYQLRA